Genomic window (Vampirovibrionales bacterium):
GAACCGGGAATCAGGCGAAGCGCGCCATTATCGGCGTCGGCGGCGTCCAAATGAATGCGCAGGGTCAGCATGCGGCGCAGAATCTCGACAGGCGGCTGCACGGACGCGCCCCATGAACGGATGCGCCAGTTCTCAAAACCGGCGCACTCGCGGCGATGCCGCACGTTAATGGTTAAATCCTGATGCCACGGGACTTTCCAATTAGATTGCGGCGTTTTATCAAAGAGAATCGCCCGGACAATGGGCGGGGGATCTCCAAACACTGGCGTTAAAGAGGCATGAATCGACGGCCGTTCGAGCCAGCGCCGCAACTCGGGCAGGGCCTTCAGCAGGTTTCGCTCGGCAAACCCGCGGCGGACGACATCGCCCCCTTGATTCGGGCGCGTTGGCCGTGTGAGCATCGACAGCAACGCGTCCGTCTCGCCCACGTCGAGCGCCGCAGGACGCAAGGTGAATCCGTCGCGGTCCAGCGCGGCGCGACAGGCGTGGGCATCGCCGAGCGCAATCGGGCTTATCATGGCGGATTCAGCGCCTTGCGTTCGGCGGTCCACTGGCTCCAGTGGGTTTTTTCACCCGTTTGCGCTTCGTGGATCGCCGCGCGAAAGACGTCGCGCACGCACGGATCATGACGCGCGCCCGTCAGGCTAGCCAGACGCCGGTAGAGATCATCGGCGTCGCACGCCGCCAACGCCGCGATGGTCTCGATGCCCAGCACGCTGAAATCGCGCAAGGCCGCCGGGCCGATGTTGGCAAGAGACCCAAGGCCGCTGGCGGGTTTTCGAGAGGCAGGACGTCGACTCATCTCGCAGAGGTTTTCTCAGGAAAAGCGCCCATTTGCGGCAGCCACACAAAACGAAAGCCGCCGAATAGCGCGTTCCACAGGAGGGGCCACCCTGAAAATGGCTAAAAACTGGGCGT
Coding sequences:
- a CDS encoding phytanoyl-CoA dioxygenase family protein, which encodes MISPIALGDAHACRAALDRDGFTLRPAALDVGETDALLSMLTRPTRPNQGGDVVRRGFAERNLLKALPELRRWLERPSIHASLTPVFGDPPPIVRAILFDKTPQSNWKVPWHQDLTINVRHRRECAGFENWRIRSWGASVQPPVEILRRMLTLRIHLDAADADNGALRLIPGSHRAGRLSDEQTRAVIAETAPVLCVAQRGDILAMRPLVLHASASGGSPHHRRILHLEFSPDALPGGLEWLGT
- a CDS encoding Mitomycin resistance protein mcrB, with the translated sequence MSRRPASRKPASGLGSLANIGPAALRDFSVLGIETIAALAACDADDLYRRLASLTGARHDPCVRDVFRAAIHEAQTGEKTHWSQWTAERKALNPP